The Hujiaoplasma nucleasis DNA window CTACACTCCTCGTGAAGTTATTGAACTAATGGTCAACATCCTTTTTACTGATGAAGACTTATCGAAAACTACTGAAGCAATTACAAAAACAATTTATGATCCAGCATGTGGTACGGGAGGAATGCTTACAGTAGCAGAGAAACATTTAAGAAAGCAAAACTCATCATATAATTTAATTAGTTATGGACAAGAAATCAATTCTGAAACATATGCTATATGTAAAGCTGATATCTTAATTAAGGGAGAAGATGCAGATTTTATTAGACATGGGAATACATTATCCAATGATAGATTTAAAGGGTATAATTTTGATTACATAATTTCGAATCCTCCTTTTGGAAAAGATTGGAAATCTGACCAAAAGAAAGTAAAAGAAGAAGAGAAACTTGGAGCAGCAGGAAGATTCCATATGGGCTTACCTTCAGTAAGTGATGGTCAAATGTTATTCTTACAAACTGCTGTTGCGAAAATGAAAGATAAAAATAAAGGCGGATCTCGAGTGGCTATCATTCATAATGGGTCACCATTATTTACAGGGGATGCAGAAAGTGGACCTTCAAAAATTCGTCAATATATTATTGAAAACGACATGCTCGATACAATTATAGCTTTACCTAACGACATCTTCTACAATACAGGAATCGCAACCTATTTATGGGTTTTATCGAATAAGAAACCAGCACATCGAAAAGGGAAAGTACAACTTATCAATGCAAATGATATGTTTGAAAAAATGAGAAAATCATTAGGTAAGAAAAACAAAGAAATTACTCCAAAACAAATTGAATATATTTCAAAGATTTATGGGGAGTTCAAGCCAGGTGAGTTTGAATATAATGGTAATATAATTGAATCTAAAATATTCGATAATCAAGATTTTGGCTACTTGAAAGTTACTGTGGAAAGACCACTTAAGGATAAAAAAGGTGAACTTATTCTTAAACGTGGTAAAAAACAACCTGACTCAAATCTCAGAGATACAGAAAATATCCCTTTAAAAGAAGATGTAAAAGAGTATATGGAAAGAGAAGTACTGCCATATGCACCTGATGCATGGATTGATAAAAAGAAAACAAAAGTTGGCTATGAAATTCCATTTACTAGATACTTTTATAAATATATTCCACCTAGAAAATCAGATGACATCTTCTCGGAAATTAAAGAACTAGAAGACAAAGAACTTCAATTAATGAAGGAGTTGTTTGGAAATGGCTAGAGCAAGAATAAAACGCGCTTTAAGTGTTGAATCGTCAAATAGAACTGTCAACTCTACAAGCTATATTGATGAAGGGTTCCCTCTTTATGGAGCAAGTGGTTATTTAGGAGATATTAACGAGTATGATCAAATAGATAAATACATTTCGATTGTCAAGGATGGTGCAGGTGTAGGTAGGGTAAATCGCAATCCGGAGAAATCTTCCATTGTAGCAACTATGAATTACCTTTTACCAAAAAGGGGATTTGATTTAAATTTTCTATACTGGGTATTGTCTGTATTTAACTTTGATTTGTATATAAATGGTTCAACAATACCTCATATATATTTCAAAGATTATTCGAATGAATATTTCGATTTTCCAACGAATAAACATCAACAATCAATAGCAAATTTTCTTGATAAAAAAATTGATAAAATCAACGAACTTATTCAAGTTCAAGAAGATGCTATTGT harbors:
- a CDS encoding type I restriction-modification system subunit M, which encodes MKLSRNIDVKANMIWNIADTLRDVYKRHQYGSVILPFVVIKRFDAVLQDTKEKVYETYKQVKDFDDHKVLLKRASGHGFYNCSRYTLGLILSDADNIESNFNDYVNGFSEEVQDILSNFEMHKLIEKLASNNLLYNVLQEVNKVDLHPETVSNIEMGYIFEETIRRFSEAQNEEAGEHYTPREVIELMVNILFTDEDLSKTTEAITKTIYDPACGTGGMLTVAEKHLRKQNSSYNLISYGQEINSETYAICKADILIKGEDADFIRHGNTLSNDRFKGYNFDYIISNPPFGKDWKSDQKKVKEEEKLGAAGRFHMGLPSVSDGQMLFLQTAVAKMKDKNKGGSRVAIIHNGSPLFTGDAESGPSKIRQYIIENDMLDTIIALPNDIFYNTGIATYLWVLSNKKPAHRKGKVQLINANDMFEKMRKSLGKKNKEITPKQIEYISKIYGEFKPGEFEYNGNIIESKIFDNQDFGYLKVTVERPLKDKKGELILKRGKKQPDSNLRDTENIPLKEDVKEYMEREVLPYAPDAWIDKKKTKVGYEIPFTRYFYKYIPPRKSDDIFSEIKELEDKELQLMKELFGNG